CTTATCCGCAGCCATTCCAAATTTAATACCACAGTACAAACCGATGATGCATGGAGAAAACTGGAGTGGTTGATTGGAAAGTAAAAGCAGGTGTTTGGCTTCTCAATACTGATATCTCCCAGTAAAGGCAGGTGTTTGGCCTATCAGGGATGAAAATCGCTCACGTATTGGGTGACTTAGTGGTACTTGTCGATACAAACTCAATTCACAACCAGGTCATAAGACTCGAGACCAATATTGATAATTCGCATTCTCTTTCGAGTGGATGATCTTACAAAAATTCTCCCAGTTACCTCCTTTCAAATTACAATCTTCGTCATTTTCTAGTTCATTGCAAATCACAGCTTCCTAATATGCCCTGCTCGTAAGCATTGCTTAGCCATTGAACTCCACAGTAACACAATCTTCGCACCGCTCCTCACTACTGGTATACAGTGAACATATTCGTGTGTGCAATGTTCAATGCAATGATGCATAATGTAAATGAAAGGAAAAGTTCGATTACCGAGGCTAGTGCAATCCAGTATAGGCCTTCTCCATCATACCGTATGTTGTCAGGAATGCCAGGCAAATTATCAATGAAAATATCAACAGAACCTTTCTTTTCGCCTTGTATATAGTACCTTTTGCACCTCCTCCTGCAAATTTTAACTAAATAAATTCTGattgaaaagttcaaaattcaaacatgtttGGTGCTGTTAAACTGTTTTTTCCGTTTTCTATTTCTCCGCAACATTGAGAAGTTCGAAACACTCATTGCTTTCATATTCTCAAAATTCTAGAAACAACTATTTGGTGTTTCTTGAAATGAGTTTTTTCTCAACAATAATTTGGCAAACAAGTTGTATTTTCTGCaaaatcaaaacagaaaacGAACACAACAATAGCAAGGGAATCAGAACCTACATTAGGGTTTCACAAAAGACTACAAACTGTTGATCTGGTGAGACAGCAACTCCATTAGCAAAGTAGAGATCTCTCACCAGCACTTGGGTCTGTTCGGTTGAGGGATCATAGCTCAAGAATCTACCGTAAGGTCTACCTTCCATCATATCCCATGTGACCTCATTTAAGTTGTGTTTGCTTGATGCATCAGTAAAATAAATCATTCCCTCATCCGTAATGTCAACACCGTCGGTTAGCCTGAATTCCACGCCCTCAGCTTCGTTTGTCAACATTTCAAGCTGGCCGTCTCCAGTCACTCTTAACAGCCCCTGCACGAAAGAGAGTTTCACATGTTCAGATCATATGCTCATGGGCTTGAGGTGGATCGACCACCCAAGTTGCACTACTGAATAACTACAGTCCCAGGATTGTAAGCATACATTTCTATAGTGGTTGAATCAGCTTTAGTGGTACGCCCAAACCGGCACGTTAGACCTAATTTGTTGGCAAGAAATTGCAATATCGATATCTTCAGACACATGATACACATATGGTTTGAAACTCATAGTCACTCAAAGACTTGAGTGTTAAGTTCATCCATTGTATATTAAGAgctaccctttttttttctttcatttttttatccaatgCGGTACTACTCTTTAAGCATGGCAGCGAACTAAATTATGCAATCCTATAAATGATGAATGtacacattttttttgattatGTAAGAATCTCTCAAAAAGTAAATAGGGCAATATAGAAGGAACTTTTTGTAATTCTCTCTGCTAAAGGATAAAGAAAACCAGTACATTACTCAAAAGAGAACCCCTTTAGTCAATTCCAGACATCACCAAATTGGATTATTCCAACCTACCAATCCTTTCTCCATCTTGCTTGCATCTggaaggaaaaattattgggtgctCGTGGAGCACTGCCATTTGATGCCCCAACATTTTCTTTCACCACACATTTATGAGGGTTCAAAATTAAGTGTATAGACTTGATACAACTCTGTGATGGAGGAGGGTGCTGAGACACCATCTGAGGCACCACCTGAGGCACCAGGTGATGGATTCCTAAAACCACTTGATAATTACCCAGACTTTACTATGATAGATGACTTTTCGATTAACACTTGTCCAACTACAAGTCTTACACAGAAGGgccagaacccaaaaaaaaaaacctacaagCCAAACTCAAGTACAGAAGTACGTGGATTGATGTGTATGGATAAGagtaagtctacagttaccgatcgggaaatcccgatcggaatcccgacgccccgccggACACGctacggccaccggacggccgatccgatccgtccaatagttcttaaaaaaaaaaccaagtgggcctCCACGAGAATAAAcagcatccgacgtgtgtaagtggccgatccaagcactcctttttttggccgatccaaacactccgttTTTGGATCAAACTGCCCATCATCTATATCAAACTGCTCCAAAAACAGTTGTGTTCAGAATTGCGAGCAcgacaaaagtacaaaaagcaCACGTTATTATCTAACCTTATCGGCGTCAGCAATGATAACGTCGTCGTCGTGTCCCAGAACTAGCCCAAGAGGTCTGCCACCGGTGTTGACCCAGCTCTCCACCACCGAGTCCGTCGCGGACTCGTTCACCGTGACTCGCTTGATCCACCCGTCATAACAACCCGTGTATATGACTCCCGTTTTCGGGTCGTAAGCGAGGTCTTCTGGTCCCAACAGCTGGCCTTCCCCGATCCGCTCCGACCCGTGGAGCAAATGTGGGTTTTGCAGCGGGACGGAAACGGGCTGACCAGAGAACTCGTGGGTGGGGAGAGGAGCCGGGTCGAACGAGTCGAGCTGGTAGAGGATCACGGCGGCTGTTATGGGGACCAGAAGGGACAGTAGGAAGGTTTTGCGAGAAAAGATGGTGGTGGTCCTCCGAGTTGGGTGAGTTGGGTTTGACTCGGACATTTTTAGGGGTGTGGAAAAATGACTCAGGTTTTTGCAGGCAAGAGTATGAATTATTGCAAACCTTTGGGATGAACAGATGGTTGTGAATGGCACTGCTTGAAGACTTGAAGTCTTCCactacttttctttcttttttttcacacTTTATACATCACCTGGTTGCTGGGATATTAGTATGTTGATTAATTGGGGGTTTAAAAGCTATCTATAACCAGAACTCCGAATCGCTCTTCACGAGGTTTGAACTCAAGCCTCCATTGAATGGGGACATGAGACAATCAACTTTACCAAATTTGGTTTTTCCACGCTATCTTTCAAGAGCTGCATTTAATTATGGAACGGAGCTCATACACATGTGTGAGAGATGTGATTAAAATATGATTGATAGGTGtgtacttttattttcttttttgaggaaCACAAACATAATTGCATATCATGATGGAATCTCATGTGAGTGTAGGTGTGTATTTGAGTGTAAAAATGGGCGTGTCACTAGAATTATTGTTTAGTTAATGGAATCTCGTTAACTTGTTAACAAGTATTGATGTACATGGGCTTGTGCAGGAGTTGGAACCCACGTTGaggtctcacaaaaatgatcaggattgttcaatttgtttgaaacatatttttacagaatccttgtaaaaaaatcagctcatttggatACCGGTAAGAGTTTGATCGATTTTCAACCCTGAATTTGCAAGAAACAAATTCAATAGTTTCAGTAATTAGTATGGGATCCAAAAATGGGTGTCATGCAAGCTGGTGCATCCATAGTTGAGGatatttataaatatattttggggCCTAATGGCCTATGTTAATGATAGGTCACATTTCATACTTTATAGCAAATGAtgttaagaaaagaaaatgttgatCAGCAGTCTTGTTTGATAAtcatttcatttcttattttctgttttcatttttaaaattttcaaaatttagaaCTAAAAGTTTATTTGGttgtctattttcatttttaaaaattaaaatgagttttctaaatttttgaaaattgagaaagtacCAAAAGTCTACTTTCACttcttgtaaaaataaaaaatcgacTGCCAAATCCTGGAAGGCGCGTTCCGCTTCTCCTTATATCAATCGACTTCTCCTTATTTCAGTCTTCCCCAGATCCATTGATCTCTCTTGATCCCACTGTTTTCAAGCGGCTGAAAGGTCTCTCTCTGAAACCGGCtgaaagctctctctctctctctgaaaggTCTCTCTGAAACCAGCtgaaaggtctctctctctctctctctctctctctctctctctctctctctctctcctgtatCATTTGGAAATTAGTGGAGAAATTATAAGAGAGACATTtttaagaaaagtaaaaattggttaaaaattttttttttttttgaaaacaggtTGAcaccaacattttttttttttttttaggaagcgtagaaattgattttagcaaatagaaaacagaaaagtgacagtgttaccaaacatagcctatgagttactttcttttatttttttttggaggaagaTAAAACATATTCCTATGAGTTACTTATGAGAGAGGTAATTCAACTCACTGGCATGAAAATACATACAGTATATTGATATATTGAGATCTTTTACTAGAAGCAAATGGCTCCTATACTAACTTCTTTTATAATCAAGTATcaacttcttttaaatcaggtATCTCGGTTATCTTACGCGTATAACTGGACTAATCTTGGGGCCCATAAACCTACCGTCCGCTAGCAGAAGCCCTACTAGAAGTCGGAGCAAATGCTCCGTATGAAATTAGAACTTGGCATTCTGCGTCATAGAATTAGAACCACAATAACAGGGaccaacaaggacaatcacccATGTGTTGCAAACATGCATGAAATCAAATTCTTATAACATGGAGCGGATCAATACTACTATACATCAACGGATAAGATCCAGCGGCACACATTTTAAAGacaaataaatttgaaaaaagggATGGCAACTTAGCATTGATTATTTACACGCCATAAATACAAGACTGGactgtggagagagagagagacggcgcAAATCCTCAGGTGAAGTCACTTGTTAAATGGCAACCTGGCAATAGAGTTGGGTGGGAAACTGAAAAACcttgtaagagagagagagagagagagagagagactcagaACAATACTGACCTGAGGTTCTTGGATGGCTTCTTGTAAAAACCACCATGGACCATCTTTTGATAATAAtctgcaaaaaataaaaggacGGTTCCAGTGACAGGAAAATATGAGACCCATAAGATATGATTTTTACTAAGGAGGGCGTTGTAAGATAGTTAAACAAACTCAACATATTCCCGAACAAAGCAGGAGACGGACACGGGGTTAATGTGtgtgaaaaggaaaaagataattTAATTTTGCATACCAACTAAGGTTTTGAGCTtttaactttctctctctaactttcctctctctctctctggtaacTAGGGTATCCTTTCGGCCGCCGCCGCCTGGGGGGAGGCGCCGCCGTCCCTCCTCCCCCGGGCTCCCCTGTCCTCTATTTCTCCGCTctacctctctctccctcctcctcctcttccagCATCGATCTCCTTTCCCCTCCCCATTTCTGCGTTTCTGGGCCACCGCTCTCCTCCGCGTAGGAGGGTGGGGCGGTTGCTGTCGGCTCCGACCGGAGGTCTCCCTGGTCTCCTCCGGATGCCTAGCGGCGTTGGGTGGCCTATCTTGTgctgcggtggtggtggtggtggggggtTGGAGATGTAGATCTGTTCGAggtgggtggtggtggagggcggCAGTTTGGGTATCTGGAGGTGTAGCTAGTTTTTATTCCTAACCTTGTTTTGTAGGTGTCTTATTTCCAAAATCGATCGGTAAAGATGGCGATCTTTGTTCGGTGGTGGTACAGTCCGGCGGTAGTGAGGTGGATGCGGCTCCCATGTTTGTCTGCTCTGGTCATTATGTGTGCCGAAGTCCGGTCGGCGGCCGTCTAAGCTCTCAATCGGGCGAGGGGCTGGTATCTCGTTGCTCTGGTGTGGCATTGTTGCTGATGAAGATTGGATTTTCTGATGATATTTGTGTTGCAGGGGACTGTTTGGGTTTGCTGTTGTTGTTGGTTGTGGTCTGGCCCTCAGTCCCTGCCTGCTCCGGCCTTCATTGCCATAGGCCGGTTCCCGCCGCAGGCCTCTACATCTGGGAGAGGCCGGCTTGACTTAACGGCAAGGTTGGGCTCCGGTGATTTGTGCGGTAGTGGTTGCCGGTGTTGTTAGggttttgtggtttggttagGGTGGGCCGGCCCAGGTTTGGGCCGGATTTAGGCGTTTGGacttttttgatttatttgggTGCTGGATTATGCTGTATTGTCTTATTTTGTTATGATCCCTTGTAGAcctttgggtgttttgggctATGCCCTTGTGGTGTATTTTCCAATTCTTTGTTGGATTCCCTTCCCCGTgtcttaataaaatttcatcttttgccgataaaaaaaaaaaaactaaattctTACTTAGAGAAGTCTCAAGTACTCAAAAACAGATGACAAGTTTGTTTTAAGCGTTCAGGGTTCCAAGTATTCATGGAAAATAGCAATTGGACATGTTGGACATTGACGCATACAAGGTTGTATTCTTTTGACCTTCCTGTTATATGTTTGGCACCTTCAAATTAGATCAAACACTGTGCACTAATTGAAAATTAACGTAGGCATCCCAATTATGCGAAAAGTAGTGAAAACTTGACCATATGTTTCCATCATATTgtcaagggaaaagaaaatgcaattCCGTATAGTTACCTCAAATATCCAGCCACAGTACGCAAGCCCATGAAAAGtgtcaaaccaaaccaaactccCGAAAGCCCGATAACCGAAGGAGCATAGAGCAGAAAAGCTGATGACATTGCCCCAACTATCATCTAAATATCATGCAAATTATAGTCAATTTTTGGTCATGCCAATCTACAACTACTAAATTATGGGCCCAAACAGGGCGGTCACTCACCATGGAGCTGGCAGCATATGAGAAGTCTGAAACACCATAGTGGAGACCATCAAAAATGTAAGCAAGAGCATTGACAGGCTGACTGGCACTAACAAACTGCAAAACATTTAGATGGAAGCTCACTAGATAGACCTGAAGAAGACACCCAAAGCAAAAGCAGATAGGGATCCATACCAGTAAGACAGATCTGATAATATCTAGTACTTCTTTGTCATTGGTGAACAGCGTGGCTAAAGAACTAAATGACACACCCAATGCGACTGCTAGGAAAATGCCCGTAAACAATCCTGTCTGAATAAATAAACACAATTACATGAATAAAACGAATGAAAAAAAGTAATACTAACAAACAAGGAAACTGAGGAACAGAAAAAAGTAAGAAGAAAATAAGTCACCTTTAAAGCAAAAAAAGTAATCTCTCTAACGGTCTTGTAGTCACCTTTTGCAAAATAACTGGCAATAAGAGCCTGCAAAATACGGATTTCTCATTACGgaccacaaaaacacacaaaggAATGGAAAAATTGTGGGTTATAATAATACAGAAATCATAAAAGTCTAGATCTCGTTGGATATAAGTATGCATGACATTAATCTCCGTTATACAAATCATGAATGTAAACTTGAAAGGGATGATAACATGAGGAACCCTGGATCATAATCCAGTCCCCAGAGTCAAAACTTGAAATCGATCTTCCTCTTGTTAAATCCAGAAAACTCTCCCCAAGGGTCTTCCATAGCAAATGTGTTCACTAAAATTGGCAGTATTTGTACAGTACAACAAGGGCAGGTCAACAGATTCATTCAAAATCACAGAAAAGCAAATGAGCAGAGAAGAAGCAAAATTTGTAGCTGCATACCTGACCAGACGAAGCTTGGGCATCCGCAAGGAGAGATACAGATAACCACACTTGCAAACATATCTGATGGGCAGCCATGGCTATTGGTCCTTGGCGAGCAGCCATGGATGTGCTCAAAGTAATCGTCATTACGGCAGCAAGAGTTCTCCCAAGCAGAAAACCACCTGAATAGCAAATATAAGGAAAGGAAAACAGCCAATTTTTCAGGACATAAAAGGCTCTATACTCTTTACGAAGGCTCCGGGCCTCTGACTAGGAACATTACCACCATGCAAAAACAGTAATccccaaaaatccaaaatgggTTTATGTTTCCCACTTGACCATTTGACAATTGACTTCAGAGTAGAAATTAAACAACTTGAGGTAAAAAGGaatctttttaattcttttgaGGCGGCTGTAGACCTGTGAAGCATGTAGCTTCCTTTCTTTGGAGTTGAGTTGGGTGATACCTGCTATTCTAGAGACCTCGAGCAAAAGACTCAAATGATGACAGTAATAAGTGCCACTGGATCTCAATCTAATCCAGCTATTCCAGTAACAAGGACTCACCAGATCTTATGTAGCcaccaaaatccaaatccttaATATTGGGTAGCAAAAGTACAGTCCTCTTATTAAGATGCCAAATCATCAAAATGGTGACAATGTATCtgacaaataagaaaaaaacatagaaaTGTCAGTGTGCTACTAATACAATTATAATAGAGGTGGCAGTCAAACAGTGAAAGAAGAGGAAGTCAGAGAGTGAAAGGACATACTGAGATGCAATTGTGGAAATGGCTGCCCCAGTTACCCCCAAGCGAAAATAGTACATAAGTATGGGGAAGAATAAAACAGCTGCAAAATTTCCAAGTCCTGCACATTTGGTGACTCAAACTATTGAGTTCTGTAAGGAAATTTCCCAACTGTCTTAACTGCAAATCTAGCTACCTGGATGGGGACAATCCAATGACAACTTTACAAGCTTTTTTCTCTTGCAAAAATATTGCAACAGCTTTCATTGGAGCTAATGGGGATAGTAAAAAGGGACAAAACAATTCTTATGTGCCCGGAGACTGATTGAGCCACAGAGGTATCTTAGAAGTCTTGGATAACATTAAAACTCCAAAATAGTACTCTAAGTACTCTTGGGTGATTCCAATATTATCTAAATTCTATAATCATTAGAATTGTTTTCTCCACAATAGACTCTGAGAATATACAAAATAATACTTGCCTAGACATAGGACAGGGGTTTTTGTGTCCTTAAACCCACGGAAGATGCCTTGAATTGCAAGAGAAAGAACAACTGCTGGAGCACCAAGCGCTCTAAGCCGAAGAAAGTGCTGTGCTGCAATGCGCATAGGTGAAGCCTGttaaagaaatcaaatttaGTAAAAGACTTCCACGTAAATAGAAAAATGGAGTATACATGGTTGCATGAAATTCTGAAACAAACGTAATGGGAAAATCAGATGTGCCCCAGGAATGCAGTGACAACTATGTGCCTAAAATGTTGATAACTTATGTAAACttatataaacaagaaataagTGTTACTTACTGCTGATATACCCATAATGTTGAGAAACAGCCCAGATCCCAAATACAATGCTAAAGCTTCGCATATGCCAATTCCAGCAGCTAAAAGTAAGGCAGTTGAGACTGAGGATAGTGGCTTTCTTTCATCTGTTTCACCTCAAACGAGCAAATGCACATCATTaattctctttatttctttatcGTTGAGTCTTTGATGCTTGAAAGATAGAACTCCATGTTGCTCCCATTCTAATTTTACCTGTAGTGGATTCCTTTCCTGCATTTTTGGAGATGTCTTCAGCTACAAATGAAGTCGCAATACTAAGGAGAGGGATGTTGAATACCTTCGATACTATGTTAAATATAGAAATCGAAACTCCTGCTGATGCCAACTCCAAGGGACCTTTTCAACACAAGTTTACGAGCTCATCAAGCAGTGAagtgggggaaaaaaatggaaaagcgACAGAAACATGCACGGTCAGGGTTGGAGTACTGATATACCAGACCAGAaattgaaagcaaaaaaatgTCAAACATTGAATGACAAGCTAAAGTCCCTGCAACCAATTAGGTATTTAGCAAAGGATTATTCAATCCGTAAACTCACCTTGAAGAATCtagaatgaaatttttttcataaaagtgACTTGGTCTTTTACCAAAACCTAAGAATTAGataacataaaacaaaaaagctaccagcagagagagagagagagagagagagagagagagagagagagagagagagaggcttttCTCTTTAACCAAGCTCAAGATAATCTCATTTATGCAAAGTGTCTATAATTGTGCCAAATGCAGTGTCGCTTGCTAGAAGTATAACATAAATAAACTCAACACTTTTGAGTACACCTGGACAAGTCACCTAGATCCTTGGCAGGAGTAATTAAATGCCTTCTAAGATTTGATTTGTCATATGTGAATAACTAACAATCCAGCAAAAGAAAACTGGTATGCAGATGCGGAGAAACCATAATTCAAACAACCAGATAAGATGAATCATACGCATTTCACCAAAACTCATGTGCATGGGACCCTAAGcaacaataaaaagaagaaattccCCAAATCGCGAAGCAGCTTTTGGACTAACCGTATGGACACCAGTTGTAA
This DNA window, taken from Rhododendron vialii isolate Sample 1 chromosome 8a, ASM3025357v1, encodes the following:
- the LOC131299080 gene encoding protein STRICTOSIDINE SYNTHASE-LIKE 7-like; amino-acid sequence: MSESNPTHPTRRTTTIFSRKTFLLSLLVPITAAVILYQLDSFDPAPLPTHEFSGQPVSVPLQNPHLLHGSERIGEGQLLGPEDLAYDPKTGVIYTGCYDGWIKRVTVNESATDSVVESWVNTGGRPLGLVLGHDDDVIIADADKGLLRVTGDGQLEMLTNEAEGVEFRLTDGVDITDEGMIYFTDASSKHNLNEVTWDMMEGRPYGRFLSYDPSTEQTQVLVRDLYFANGVAVSPDQQFVVFCETLMRRCKRYYIQGEKKGSVDIFIDNLPGIPDNIRYDGEGLYWIALASGTTVALDLAQRYPFIRKAMAMVEKYIETPHMEKNSGVFAVDLEGKPLAHYYDPALSLITGGIKIGEHLYCGSLLRPHIIRLNLTRHPAVSGTVTKF
- the LOC131299072 gene encoding protein DETOXIFICATION 45, chloroplastic isoform X2, whose translation is MARPRDTWTSTSLLDPPNVQTELIMLSLPAIAGQAIEPLAQLMETAYIGRLGPLELASAGVSISIFNIVSKVFNIPLLSIATSFVAEDISKNAGKESTTDERKPLSSVSTALLLAAGIGICEALALYLGSGLFLNIMGISAASPMRIAAQHFLRLRALGAPAVVLSLAIQGIFRGFKDTKTPVLCLGLGNFAAVLFFPILMYYFRLGVTGAAISTIASQYIVTILMIWHLNKRTVLLLPNIKDLDFGGYIRSGGFLLGRTLAAVMTITLSTSMAARQGPIAMAAHQICLQVWLSVSLLADAQASSGQALIASYFAKGDYKTVREITFFALKTGLFTGIFLAVALGVSFSSLATLFTNDKEVLDIIRSVLLFVSASQPVNALAYIFDGLHYGVSDFSYAASSMMIVGAMSSAFLLYAPSVIGLSGVWFGLTLFMGLRTVAGYLRLLSKDGPWWFLQEAIQEPQVSIVLSLSLSLSLSLTRFFSFPPNSIARLPFNK
- the LOC131299072 gene encoding protein DETOXIFICATION 45, chloroplastic isoform X1, coding for MTVTKVAGALICGISGKGCERRTIGQAFEAKTSTRGLHLRFPGANHRVGLRFDNVVRNCGLVSGDHALDYDFKPMVEEMVVLNTERAINGSTEGYIALTGTSTSLLDPPNVQTELIMLSLPAIAGQAIEPLAQLMETAYIGRLGPLELASAGVSISIFNIVSKVFNIPLLSIATSFVAEDISKNAGKESTTDERKPLSSVSTALLLAAGIGICEALALYLGSGLFLNIMGISAASPMRIAAQHFLRLRALGAPAVVLSLAIQGIFRGFKDTKTPVLCLGLGNFAAVLFFPILMYYFRLGVTGAAISTIASQYIVTILMIWHLNKRTVLLLPNIKDLDFGGYIRSGGFLLGRTLAAVMTITLSTSMAARQGPIAMAAHQICLQVWLSVSLLADAQASSGQALIASYFAKGDYKTVREITFFALKTGLFTGIFLAVALGVSFSSLATLFTNDKEVLDIIRSVLLFVSASQPVNALAYIFDGLHYGVSDFSYAASSMMIVGAMSSAFLLYAPSVIGLSGVWFGLTLFMGLRTVAGYLRLLSKDGPWWFLQEAIQEPQVAI
- the LOC131299072 gene encoding protein DETOXIFICATION 45, chloroplastic isoform X4 produces the protein MARPRDTWTSTSLLDPPNVQTELIMLSLPAIAGQAIEPLAQLMETAYIGRLGPLELASAGVSISIFNIVSKVFNIPLLSIATSFVAEDISKNAGKESTTDERKPLSSVSTALLLAAGIGICEALALYLGSGLFLNIMGISAASPMRIAAQHFLRLRALGAPAVVLSLAIQGIFRGFKDTKTPVLCLGLGNFAAVLFFPILMYYFRLGVTGAAISTIASQYIVTILMIWHLNKRTVLLLPNIKDLDFGGYIRSGGFLLGRTLAAVMTITLSTSMAARQGPIAMAAHQICLQVWLSVSLLADAQASSGQALIASYFAKGDYKTVREITFFALKTGLFTGIFLAVALGVSFSSLATLFTNDKEVLDIIRSVLLFVSASQPVNALAYIFDGLHYGVSDFSYAASSMMIVGAMSSAFLLYAPSVIGLSGVWFGLTLFMGLRTVAGYLRLLSKDGPWWFLQEAIQEPQVAI
- the LOC131299072 gene encoding protein DETOXIFICATION 45, chloroplastic isoform X3 encodes the protein MLYILALTGTSTSLLDPPNVQTELIMLSLPAIAGQAIEPLAQLMETAYIGRLGPLELASAGVSISIFNIVSKVFNIPLLSIATSFVAEDISKNAGKESTTDERKPLSSVSTALLLAAGIGICEALALYLGSGLFLNIMGISAASPMRIAAQHFLRLRALGAPAVVLSLAIQGIFRGFKDTKTPVLCLGLGNFAAVLFFPILMYYFRLGVTGAAISTIASQYIVTILMIWHLNKRTVLLLPNIKDLDFGGYIRSGGFLLGRTLAAVMTITLSTSMAARQGPIAMAAHQICLQVWLSVSLLADAQASSGQALIASYFAKGDYKTVREITFFALKTGLFTGIFLAVALGVSFSSLATLFTNDKEVLDIIRSVLLFVSASQPVNALAYIFDGLHYGVSDFSYAASSMMIVGAMSSAFLLYAPSVIGLSGVWFGLTLFMGLRTVAGYLRLLSKDGPWWFLQEAIQEPQVAI